Proteins encoded together in one Mannheimia haemolytica window:
- the rbsC_5 gene encoding Ribose transport system permease protein rbsC, with protein MKSKLEPTIFYLLALFAVAVIAFSIFIPDIFWSVSNFQSMASQIPVLGILTLAMALPMLTGGINLSIIAGMNACSLIIAYFITQYTGISWLFIAILLSLCCALAIGLLNGTLIAVVRVSPILATLGTMTLINGINILVTNGSTIANFPETMLSINASTFLWIPLPILIFLFLAGLIWFFLEKTAMGKAVYFIGNNEKATYYSGINTKKVLIWVYVISSILCVFAAILMMSKLNSSKASYGDSYLLISILAAVLGGINPDGGKGKLLGIMLALVLLQVIESGLNMLGISSYITMILWGSLLLFFIFLQKNRLFQLTQ; from the coding sequence ATGAAAAGTAAACTGGAACCAACGATTTTCTATCTCTTAGCACTCTTTGCAGTTGCAGTTATCGCCTTTAGTATTTTTATTCCGGACATCTTTTGGTCTGTGAGCAACTTTCAATCTATGGCATCACAAATTCCAGTATTAGGTATTTTAACCCTAGCAATGGCATTACCGATGTTAACAGGTGGAATAAATCTTTCCATTATTGCTGGAATGAATGCTTGCTCATTAATTATTGCCTACTTTATTACGCAATATACCGGTATTTCTTGGTTATTCATTGCTATTTTATTAAGCCTTTGCTGTGCCTTAGCCATTGGATTACTCAATGGTACATTAATTGCTGTCGTTCGTGTTTCACCGATTTTGGCAACCTTAGGCACAATGACTTTAATTAACGGCATCAATATTCTAGTCACTAACGGTTCAACTATTGCGAACTTTCCGGAAACGATGCTGAGTATCAATGCCTCAACCTTTTTATGGATTCCGCTACCTATTCTGATCTTTCTCTTTCTTGCTGGGCTGATTTGGTTTTTCTTAGAAAAAACCGCAATGGGTAAAGCAGTTTATTTTATTGGCAACAATGAAAAAGCTACCTATTATTCAGGCATCAATACCAAAAAAGTGCTGATTTGGGTTTATGTTATTTCCTCAATTCTCTGTGTATTTGCCGCTATTTTGATGATGTCTAAACTCAATTCTTCAAAAGCCTCTTATGGTGATTCCTACTTGTTAATCTCCATTTTAGCCGCAGTATTAGGCGGTATTAATCCTGATGGAGGTAAAGGGAAACTATTAGGGATTATGCTCGCCTTAGTTTTATTACAAGTGATTGAAAGTGGCTTAAATATGCTTGGTATCAGCAGTTACATTACAATGATTTTATGGGGAAGCTTATTGCTATTCTTTATCTTCCTCCAAAAAAATCGCCTTTTCCAACTAACACAGTAA
- a CDS encoding Nitronate monooxygenase gives MNRITQILNIKHPIVQAPMSWLTDAHLVASVAEAGGLGFLAPHAGQTTDPTSNDEVINRMRNEIRKVKALTDKPFGVPFMISYNLEMIPLMVNLIIEEGVPVVLDNGWLDKEIYAKFKQAGIKIICRLPNPNLADSLKAEELGADILVLTGFDEGGTLPMKEVGSFNVLAEFVGKVDLPMMLAGGIADKKAVQAALTLGAEGVWIGTAFIATEECRASEKVKNWIVEANANDLLLFRTEPHYYRSLPTELAKKCFAMSENGATRSEIAKVMNAGTGMRLGMLEGDFDNGYVSVGNGISAIDRIKTVKELIDELMA, from the coding sequence ATGAACCGCATTACCCAAATCTTAAATATCAAGCACCCCATCGTCCAAGCCCCAATGTCTTGGCTGACCGATGCACATCTGGTGGCAAGCGTTGCCGAAGCTGGTGGGCTTGGTTTTTTAGCACCACACGCAGGGCAGACGACCGATCCGACTTCCAATGATGAAGTGATTAACCGTATGCGTAACGAAATCCGCAAGGTTAAGGCATTGACCGATAAGCCTTTTGGTGTGCCGTTTATGATTTCTTATAATTTAGAAATGATACCGCTGATGGTCAATCTTATCATTGAAGAAGGCGTGCCGGTGGTGCTGGATAACGGCTGGCTTGATAAAGAGATTTACGCCAAATTTAAACAGGCGGGCATTAAAATCATCTGTCGTTTGCCTAATCCTAACTTGGCGGACTCACTTAAAGCCGAAGAGCTCGGTGCAGATATTTTGGTGCTGACCGGCTTTGATGAGGGTGGTACTCTGCCGATGAAAGAAGTAGGCAGTTTTAATGTGCTGGCGGAATTTGTCGGCAAGGTGGATTTGCCGATGATGCTCGCTGGTGGCATTGCCGATAAAAAAGCGGTGCAGGCTGCCTTAACGCTTGGGGCGGAAGGTGTGTGGATTGGCACGGCATTTATCGCCACCGAAGAATGCCGTGCAAGCGAAAAAGTGAAAAACTGGATTGTGGAGGCAAATGCCAATGATCTGCTGTTATTCCGCACTGAACCCCATTACTACCGTTCACTGCCGACTGAATTAGCGAAAAAATGCTTTGCAATGAGTGAAAATGGAGCAACTCGTAGTGAGATTGCTAAGGTAATGAACGCTGGCACAGGAATGCGTTTGGGTATGCTGGAAGGCGATTTTGACAACGGCTATGTGTCGGTGGGCAATGGTATTTCAGCGATTGACCGCATTAAAACGGTGAAAGAATTGATTGATGAGTTGATGGCATAA
- the yedF_2 gene encoding Predicted transporter component: MAFTVVQKLDKDPKDITPDYTLDTLGEPCPYPAITMLETMPQLQKGEILELLSDCAQSINNIPIDTKNHGYTLLSVEQDGTKLRYLIQR, translated from the coding sequence ATGGCATTCACCGTTGTGCAAAAACTAGATAAAGATCCGAAAGACATCACCCCGGATTACACCTTAGATACCTTAGGCGAACCTTGCCCCTACCCTGCGATTACGATGTTAGAAACAATGCCTCAACTACAAAAAGGCGAGATATTGGAACTCTTAAGCGATTGTGCCCAATCGATTAATAATATTCCGATTGATACTAAAAATCACGGCTATACCCTATTAAGCGTGGAACAAGACGGCACTAAATTACGCTATTTAATTCAGCGTTAA
- the dnaB_1 gene encoding Replicative DNA helicase — protein MAEYSGTTQEKMKDKQVEQINISPHSIEAEQAVLGGIMLSNDHWDNVAERVQPHDFYNYAHRIIFEQMAELVRHNKPIDIITLDQALKDKGVLQDVGGFAYLAELSKNTPSAANILAYADIVRDRSDLRSVISAGNQIAEMGYKTKGRNSKEVLDEAERIVFEIAEKRNNANEGPQRIDDILLKTLARMDTLSKNRHNGGVTGVSTGFVDLNKKTAGLQPSDLIIVAARPSMGKTTFAMNLCENASLVDIEDKDDLDEQGNPKKKPAKPVLIFSLEMPADQIMMRMLASLSRVDQTKIRTGQISDDEDTAKISSTMAILQERNNIYIDDSSGLTPTELRSRARRIYRENGGLSLIMVDYLQLMRAPGFADNRTLEIAEISRSLKALAKELEVPVVALSQLNRSLEQRADKRPVNSDLRESGSIEQDADLIMFIYRDEVYNDNSDLKGIAEIIIGKQRNGPIGRVRLTFQGQYSRFDNYTGGHYDDEY, from the coding sequence ATGGCAGAATATAGCGGAACAACCCAAGAGAAGATGAAAGATAAGCAGGTTGAGCAAATTAATATCTCACCACATTCGATTGAGGCAGAGCAAGCGGTGCTTGGTGGCATTATGCTCAGTAATGATCACTGGGATAATGTTGCTGAGCGTGTACAACCGCACGATTTTTACAACTATGCGCATCGAATTATTTTTGAACAAATGGCGGAGTTGGTGCGCCACAATAAACCGATTGATATTATTACGCTGGATCAAGCCTTAAAAGACAAAGGGGTGCTGCAAGATGTAGGAGGTTTTGCCTATTTAGCCGAGCTTTCTAAAAATACCCCGAGTGCAGCAAATATTTTAGCCTATGCGGATATTGTGCGAGATCGTTCCGATTTAAGAAGTGTAATCAGTGCCGGCAATCAAATTGCGGAAATGGGCTACAAAACGAAAGGGCGTAACTCCAAAGAAGTGTTAGACGAGGCAGAGCGAATTGTGTTTGAAATTGCAGAAAAACGCAATAACGCCAATGAAGGTCCACAACGTATTGACGATATTTTGCTTAAAACACTCGCTCGAATGGATACGCTATCTAAAAATCGCCATAACGGCGGAGTTACTGGTGTTTCTACCGGGTTTGTTGATCTCAATAAAAAAACCGCAGGGTTACAGCCTTCGGATTTAATCATTGTGGCAGCCCGTCCTTCAATGGGGAAAACTACTTTTGCAATGAACTTATGTGAAAATGCCTCATTAGTGGATATTGAAGATAAAGATGATTTAGACGAACAGGGTAATCCGAAGAAAAAACCGGCAAAGCCAGTGCTAATTTTCAGCCTGGAGATGCCGGCAGACCAAATTATGATGCGTATGCTTGCCTCACTTTCTCGGGTCGATCAAACCAAGATCCGAACCGGTCAGATTTCAGATGATGAAGACACTGCTAAAATCTCCAGCACAATGGCAATTTTACAAGAACGTAATAATATCTATATTGATGATAGCTCCGGTTTAACACCGACCGAATTACGTTCTCGAGCGAGACGGATTTATCGTGAAAATGGCGGATTAAGCTTGATTATGGTGGACTATCTCCAATTAATGCGAGCGCCGGGATTTGCAGATAATCGTACTTTAGAAATCGCAGAAATTTCCCGTTCTTTAAAGGCACTAGCGAAAGAATTAGAAGTGCCAGTAGTCGCTCTTTCTCAGCTAAACCGGAGTTTGGAACAACGTGCCGATAAACGTCCGGTAAACTCGGATTTGCGTGAGTCAGGTTCTATTGAGCAAGATGCAGACTTAATTATGTTTATTTATCGTGATGAGGTCTATAACGACAATTCCGATCTGAAAGGCATTGCGGAAATTATTATCGGAAAACAACGTAACGGCCCGATTGGTCGGGTGCGTTTAACGTTCCAAGGGCAGTATTCCCGTTTTGATAATTACACAGGAGGGCATTATGATGATGAATACTAA
- the rbsC_4 gene encoding Ribose transport system permease protein rbsC, translated as MKISNNHILSGTLLILILLLTLFTRDFATIENLYDVVNNYAMLMILACGLFVVLLSGGIDISFPAITIISQYIMVTAIGKYDVGFAGVFVISSTIGILLGFINALFVNRLSVPSIIITISTLNIFYGGLLYFTKGVWLYEYPEWFTQEIVFFKQITAEGAEFGLSFQALMAILAVLLTGLITNKLTIGRKIYALGGNPDATSRIGFNLLFLHLFAYGYMGFMAGLAGIVQSYTVQSVAPDSLLGYELTVLAAVVLGGASLSGGRGTLLGTVMGVMLLAIIQNGLNLMNVSSYWQTIITGVIIILSISATALSQRKKQGA; from the coding sequence ATGAAAATCAGCAATAATCATATTCTTTCCGGTACTTTACTGATTTTAATCCTATTATTAACGCTATTTACCCGCGATTTTGCAACCATTGAGAACCTTTATGATGTTGTAAATAATTACGCAATGTTAATGATTTTAGCTTGTGGTTTATTTGTGGTATTGCTGTCAGGTGGTATTGATATTTCTTTCCCTGCTATCACCATTATTTCTCAATATATTATGGTTACAGCCATCGGTAAATATGATGTGGGATTTGCCGGCGTTTTTGTTATCTCTTCCACTATCGGCATATTATTAGGTTTTATTAATGCCCTATTTGTTAATCGGCTTAGTGTTCCTTCCATTATTATTACGATCTCAACACTCAATATTTTTTATGGTGGATTACTCTATTTTACCAAAGGTGTATGGCTTTATGAGTATCCTGAATGGTTTACCCAAGAAATCGTGTTCTTTAAACAAATCACTGCCGAGGGAGCGGAATTTGGATTATCGTTTCAAGCATTAATGGCTATTTTAGCGGTGCTATTAACCGGCTTAATTACCAATAAACTCACTATTGGCAGAAAAATTTATGCCCTTGGCGGTAATCCGGATGCAACCTCCCGTATTGGATTTAATCTCTTATTTCTCCATCTGTTTGCATACGGTTATATGGGCTTTATGGCAGGTTTGGCAGGTATTGTGCAATCTTATACCGTACAATCTGTCGCACCAGATTCATTACTGGGTTATGAATTAACCGTACTCGCAGCAGTGGTATTAGGTGGCGCCAGTTTATCGGGAGGTAGAGGCACCTTACTTGGTACGGTAATGGGCGTAATGTTACTGGCGATTATTCAAAATGGGCTAAATTTGATGAATGTTTCGTCTTACTGGCAAACCATTATCACTGGTGTCATCATTATCTTAAGTATTAGTGCAACAGCATTAAGTCAGCGGAAAAAACAAGGAGCATAA
- the yclQ gene encoding Uncharacterized ABC transporter solute-binding protein yclQ precursor has translation MIKKALFALTATAVFAASAFAKDVTIPTARGEVTFKETPSKIAVFDTGSLDTLQALGVKIDGMPEFKVLSYLKPSADKAVNVGTVFEPNLEALNALNPDLIIVGTRTAKKFDEVSQLAKTIDMTDNGDKLIESGLQRLDSFGKLFNKEAEAGKLKAEINTLLDQTKAAVKGKGNGLIILVNGGKISAFGSGYRLSWIHDNLGIPMADPSIKNTGHGQPVSFEFIQKLNPDWLFVLDRIAAIGQEGQSAQQVLNNELVRQTKAWKNGNIVYLSAASYLAPGGYEQMKTDLTNIKTAFEKK, from the coding sequence ATGATTAAAAAAGCCTTGTTTGCATTGACCGCAACTGCTGTGTTTGCTGCGTCTGCATTTGCCAAAGATGTTACTATTCCAACTGCACGTGGAGAGGTTACTTTCAAAGAAACCCCTTCTAAAATTGCCGTGTTTGATACCGGAAGTTTGGATACTTTACAAGCCTTAGGTGTAAAAATTGACGGTATGCCTGAATTTAAGGTGCTTTCTTATCTTAAGCCGAGTGCAGACAAAGCGGTAAATGTCGGCACAGTGTTTGAACCGAATTTAGAAGCATTAAATGCGTTAAATCCAGACTTAATCATTGTTGGCACACGCACAGCAAAAAAATTTGATGAAGTCAGCCAGCTAGCTAAAACCATCGACATGACGGATAATGGCGATAAATTAATCGAAAGCGGATTACAGCGTCTTGATTCTTTCGGCAAATTATTTAATAAAGAAGCGGAAGCTGGAAAACTAAAAGCAGAAATTAATACCTTATTAGACCAAACCAAAGCGGCAGTAAAAGGTAAAGGGAACGGACTGATTATTTTAGTCAATGGCGGCAAAATTTCCGCATTTGGTTCAGGCTATCGTTTAAGTTGGATTCACGATAATTTAGGGATCCCAATGGCAGATCCGAGCATTAAAAATACCGGACACGGTCAGCCAGTTTCGTTTGAATTTATCCAAAAGCTCAATCCAGATTGGTTATTTGTGCTAGACCGTATTGCGGCTATCGGGCAAGAAGGTCAATCAGCCCAACAAGTGTTGAATAATGAATTAGTTCGTCAAACCAAAGCTTGGAAAAACGGTAATATCGTCTATCTAAGTGCTGCCTCATATTTAGCGCCGGGTGGTTATGAGCAGATGAAAACCGACCTAACTAATATTAAAACAGCATTTGAGAAAAAATAA
- the dmlR_4 gene encoding D-malate degradation protein R produces MNLNTLRLFVAVIQHGSLSKASERLNVPIATISRQIADLEKELNIQLFDRQKSGVKPTMAGQRLYEQVHLSIEQLATAKEVLFEEQGNLKGKLRLSASPACEPVLAWIADFQVAYPQVQVHCTLTDRLLDLSADGIDVAFRIGQLHGEQFIAKKVGQIGSKWVAHPDLLARFGTPNTIKDLKNFPIAAWAKNEASVITLGTGRQAVEIPYLFASNDSYAIEYMAKQGKAVALLADSTVDRLVAENGLVEVLGETENPKFDLTMIYASHRYPSSIVRAFVGFVLEQVKAN; encoded by the coding sequence ATGAACCTCAACACCCTCCGCCTTTTCGTTGCCGTTATCCAGCACGGCAGTCTCTCCAAAGCCTCCGAGCGATTAAATGTGCCGATTGCGACCATTAGCCGTCAAATTGCCGATTTGGAAAAAGAGCTGAATATTCAACTCTTTGACCGCCAAAAATCAGGCGTTAAACCCACAATGGCAGGGCAACGCCTGTATGAACAGGTGCATTTATCCATTGAACAGCTTGCCACTGCCAAAGAAGTGCTCTTTGAAGAGCAAGGCAATTTAAAGGGTAAATTACGCCTGTCCGCAAGCCCCGCCTGCGAGCCTGTTTTGGCGTGGATAGCTGATTTTCAGGTAGCCTACCCACAGGTACAGGTGCATTGCACGCTGACCGACCGTCTTTTGGATTTGTCGGCAGATGGCATTGATGTGGCGTTTCGGATTGGGCAGTTACACGGCGAACAGTTTATCGCCAAAAAAGTGGGGCAAATCGGCAGTAAATGGGTGGCACACCCTGATTTATTGGCACGATTCGGCACACCCAATACCATCAAGGATTTAAAAAATTTCCCCATTGCCGCTTGGGCAAAAAATGAAGCCAGCGTCATTACACTTGGCACCGGCAGACAAGCGGTAGAAATTCCCTATCTTTTTGCCAGCAATGACAGCTATGCCATTGAATATATGGCAAAACAGGGCAAAGCAGTGGCTCTGCTTGCCGACAGCACGGTGGATAGATTGGTGGCAGAAAATGGCTTGGTGGAAGTCTTGGGCGAAACGGAAAACCCTAAATTTGATTTGACGATGATTTATGCCTCCCATCGTTATCCGTCTAGCATTGTGCGGGCGTTTGTAGGGTTTGTGTTGGAACAAGTAAAAGCTAATTGA
- the nrdR gene encoding Transcriptional repressor NrdR: protein MRCPFCSTEETKVIDSRLAASGYQIRRRRECISCKERFTTFESAELVVPYVIKNNGSREPFNAEKLRTGLRRALNKRPVSADDVEKAISQIIIQLQAMGEREVPSRHIGTLAMNALKQLDKVAYIRFASIYLSFSDIEEFIKEIEKLKE from the coding sequence ATGCGCTGCCCATTTTGTTCCACTGAAGAAACTAAAGTGATCGATTCACGGCTTGCAGCAAGCGGTTATCAAATTCGCCGCCGCCGTGAATGTATAAGCTGTAAAGAACGTTTTACTACCTTTGAATCGGCTGAATTAGTTGTGCCTTATGTGATCAAAAATAATGGAAGCCGAGAGCCATTTAATGCCGAAAAATTAAGAACAGGGTTAAGACGTGCGTTAAATAAACGCCCTGTCAGTGCTGATGATGTCGAAAAAGCCATTAGCCAGATCATTATTCAGTTACAGGCGATGGGCGAACGAGAAGTGCCAAGTCGCCATATCGGCACATTGGCAATGAACGCACTTAAACAATTAGACAAAGTAGCATATATCCGCTTTGCCTCTATTTATTTAAGCTTTAGTGATATTGAAGAGTTCATTAAAGAAATTGAAAAATTAAAAGAGTAG
- a CDS encoding Predicted integral membrane protein has product MNKYALLAIFWFIIGIYALLFRESTNDIPPFPHFDKASHFALFFIQIWLSANAFIRSKKGIPYFGLVIFALLYAFTSEWAQATFTSTREGSWLDGLADMLGASLALLLVKYCKK; this is encoded by the coding sequence ATGAATAAATACGCTTTACTTGCAATATTTTGGTTTATTATTGGCATTTATGCTTTACTTTTTCGTGAAAGCACCAATGATATACCACCTTTTCCACATTTTGATAAAGCAAGCCATTTTGCCTTATTCTTTATCCAGATTTGGTTATCTGCAAACGCCTTTATCCGCTCAAAGAAAGGGATACCTTATTTCGGGTTAGTAATTTTTGCCTTACTCTATGCTTTCACCAGCGAATGGGCTCAGGCAACCTTCACCTCAACCAGAGAAGGATCTTGGCTTGATGGACTGGCAGATATGCTAGGTGCATCACTTGCATTATTGCTAGTAAAATATTGCAAAAAATAA
- the yedE gene encoding putative inner membrane protein, translating to MLEIWQSFKQNYLIKYWNPVAAVIAAGLISAYYFGITGTYWAVTGEFTRWGGHLLNALGVDVSSWSYFQLIGLDGTIFTRIDGVMILGMFAGCLSAALWANNVKWRNQPHKKRIIQALIGGALAGFGARLAMGCNLASLFTGIPQFSVHAWFFTFATAIGTYFGVKVTLLPMFRVKLELKKGAAKIKENDPKQANRRFWVGMVIFITYLSASLYVMQSSIKLGFAMLCGLAFGLLIERAQICFTSAFRDLWITGRAYMAKAIIFGIIAGTIGVFSYIQLGVSPKILWAGPNAIIGGLLFGFGIVLAGGCETGWMYRSMEGQVHFMWVGVGNVVGSTLLAYYWDDLAPVLALDYEKINLLKEFGPVGGLFMNYGLLILCLIAVVWWEKRFLAKAKAKLATA from the coding sequence ATGTTAGAGATTTGGCAAAGTTTTAAACAAAACTATCTGATCAAATATTGGAATCCGGTTGCAGCGGTCATTGCTGCCGGCTTGATTTCTGCTTACTACTTCGGCATCACCGGTACTTATTGGGCGGTAACAGGGGAATTCACCCGTTGGGGAGGACATCTGCTAAACGCTCTGGGTGTTGATGTTTCAAGCTGGAGCTATTTCCAACTCATCGGCTTAGACGGTACCATCTTTACCCGCATTGACGGTGTGATGATTCTTGGTATGTTTGCCGGCTGCCTTTCTGCCGCACTATGGGCGAATAACGTTAAATGGCGTAATCAGCCGCATAAAAAACGGATTATTCAAGCCTTGATTGGCGGTGCATTAGCCGGTTTCGGAGCCCGTTTGGCAATGGGCTGTAACCTCGCTTCTCTTTTTACCGGCATTCCGCAATTCTCCGTCCACGCGTGGTTTTTCACCTTTGCAACCGCCATCGGCACTTACTTCGGGGTGAAAGTGACTTTATTGCCGATGTTTCGCGTGAAATTAGAGCTAAAAAAAGGGGCGGCAAAAATCAAAGAAAACGATCCGAAACAAGCTAATCGCCGTTTTTGGGTTGGTATGGTTATTTTTATTACTTATCTTTCTGCTTCCCTTTATGTAATGCAATCCTCAATCAAACTCGGCTTTGCGATGCTCTGTGGCTTAGCATTCGGTTTATTAATTGAGCGAGCTCAAATTTGCTTTACCTCTGCTTTCCGTGACTTATGGATTACCGGGCGAGCTTATATGGCAAAAGCGATTATTTTCGGCATTATTGCCGGCACAATCGGTGTGTTCTCTTATATTCAATTAGGCGTTTCACCTAAAATTTTGTGGGCTGGTCCAAATGCCATTATCGGCGGATTATTATTCGGATTTGGCATTGTGCTTGCCGGCGGCTGTGAAACCGGCTGGATGTACCGTTCAATGGAAGGACAAGTGCATTTTATGTGGGTTGGCGTAGGTAATGTAGTCGGCTCAACGCTGCTTGCTTACTACTGGGACGACCTTGCTCCAGTACTTGCCCTCGATTATGAAAAAATCAATCTACTCAAAGAATTTGGTCCGGTTGGCGGCTTATTCATGAATTATGGCTTATTAATTCTTTGCTTAATCGCTGTGGTTTGGTGGGAAAAACGCTTCCTTGCCAAAGCGAAGGCAAAATTGGCAACTGCATAA
- the ycgL gene encoding YcgL domain — protein sequence MMMNTKPTQPITLCAIYRSKAKEGMYLYVPKRDQFEQVPETLRQLFGKPEFVMMFNLTGEKPLVRAKNEEVLQLLIEQGYYLQMPPPPENLHKAFIAQQKGEK from the coding sequence ATGATGATGAATACTAAACCAACCCAGCCAATCACACTTTGTGCGATTTATCGCAGTAAGGCAAAAGAAGGAATGTATTTATATGTGCCTAAGCGTGACCAATTTGAGCAAGTGCCGGAAACATTACGCCAGTTATTTGGTAAGCCTGAATTTGTGATGATGTTTAATTTAACCGGTGAAAAGCCATTGGTGCGTGCTAAAAACGAAGAAGTGTTACAATTACTTATAGAGCAAGGCTACTATTTGCAAATGCCACCTCCGCCGGAGAATTTGCATAAAGCCTTTATCGCACAACAGAAAGGGGAAAAATAA
- a CDS encoding ribulokinase translates to MQNEKQLIEQGNIVIGIELGSTRIKAVLISSDGTILATGGADWENRLIDGIWTYHQDEVWEKLQAAYMDLSKTVKEKYHTTIRTAKALGISAMMHGYLPFDKYGNQLVAFRTWRNNITLTSSEKLTALFQYPIPQRWSIAHLYQALLNQEPHLPEIDYLTTLSGYVHWQLTDYKVLGIGDASGMFPIDTESKSYNPTMLAQFDQAIANYRMPWKLEAILPQVRVAGEQAGKLTEKGAKLLDPTGNLQAGIPLCPPEGDAGTGMIATNCIKEKTGNISAGTSAFAMIVLEKALSKVYSELDIVTTPAGKLVAMAHANNCTSDINAWVNLFGECLSIFGVNICTEELYEMLFLHALQGDADCGGLLSYGFHSGEHNVGLSEGCPVFLHPTNAHFNLANFMRTHLYTAFGAMKLGMDILINQEKVEISRILGHGGIFKTEGVAQKILSSALNIPLATASTASNGGAWGIALLADFLSVSDRYSLEEYLDNCIFNTTKLNLVQPDKTMSDGYERFMQRYKQGIPVVEKALFLNTD, encoded by the coding sequence ATGCAAAATGAAAAACAACTCATTGAACAAGGTAATATTGTTATTGGTATTGAATTGGGTTCAACCCGAATTAAGGCGGTGTTAATTAGCTCAGATGGGACGATTTTAGCAACCGGTGGTGCGGATTGGGAAAATCGACTGATTGACGGTATTTGGACCTATCATCAAGATGAAGTATGGGAAAAACTACAAGCTGCTTATATGGATTTAAGCAAGACGGTCAAAGAAAAATATCACACAACGATTCGCACAGCCAAAGCACTGGGAATTAGTGCGATGATGCACGGCTATTTACCTTTCGACAAATACGGAAATCAACTGGTTGCTTTTAGAACTTGGCGAAACAACATTACCTTAACCTCATCGGAAAAATTGACCGCACTCTTTCAATACCCAATTCCGCAACGTTGGAGTATTGCTCATTTATACCAAGCATTACTTAACCAAGAGCCTCACTTGCCGGAAATTGATTACCTGACAACGCTTTCAGGCTATGTGCATTGGCAATTGACCGATTACAAAGTCTTAGGTATTGGTGATGCTTCTGGTATGTTTCCGATAGATACTGAGTCGAAATCCTACAATCCAACAATGCTGGCTCAATTTGATCAAGCTATTGCCAACTACCGTATGCCTTGGAAATTGGAAGCGATTTTGCCACAAGTTCGTGTTGCCGGCGAACAAGCGGGCAAATTAACCGAAAAAGGTGCAAAATTGTTAGATCCAACCGGTAACTTGCAAGCAGGTATTCCACTTTGCCCTCCGGAGGGTGATGCCGGAACAGGTATGATTGCTACCAACTGTATCAAAGAAAAAACCGGCAATATTTCGGCTGGCACCTCTGCATTTGCAATGATTGTGTTAGAGAAAGCCCTCTCCAAAGTCTATTCAGAGCTGGATATTGTCACGACCCCAGCAGGTAAATTAGTGGCAATGGCTCACGCTAATAATTGCACCTCAGATATTAATGCTTGGGTAAATTTATTTGGTGAGTGCTTATCCATTTTTGGTGTAAATATCTGTACAGAAGAACTTTATGAAATGTTATTTCTCCACGCCTTACAAGGTGATGCAGATTGTGGAGGACTATTATCCTACGGCTTCCACTCCGGTGAACATAATGTCGGTTTATCCGAAGGCTGTCCAGTTTTCTTACACCCAACGAATGCCCATTTTAACTTAGCAAACTTTATGCGAACCCATCTCTACACCGCTTTCGGTGCGATGAAATTAGGAATGGACATTCTCATTAATCAAGAAAAAGTGGAAATTTCCCGTATTCTCGGTCACGGCGGTATTTTTAAAACAGAAGGCGTTGCGCAAAAAATTCTGTCTTCCGCACTGAATATTCCATTAGCTACCGCAAGTACCGCATCAAATGGCGGTGCTTGGGGAATTGCCCTACTGGCAGATTTTCTCAGCGTATCAGACCGTTACAGCTTAGAAGAATATTTAGATAATTGCATTTTCAATACCACTAAACTCAATCTCGTTCAACCGGATAAAACAATGAGTGACGGTTATGAACGCTTTATGCAACGTTATAAGCAAGGTATTCCCGTGGTAGAAAAAGCGCTGTTTTTAAATACAGATTAA